A window of Zingiber officinale cultivar Zhangliang chromosome 5A, Zo_v1.1, whole genome shotgun sequence contains these coding sequences:
- the LOC121982165 gene encoding DNA-directed RNA polymerases IV and V subunit 2-like → MEKESDLWMEKFCKDAARAFFKEWGLLSHQINSYDDFIEHGLQDLFDTLGDVVVEPGYDPSKKGSEGWRHAAISFGNVRLEKPEFWPESNDVHDTSLKLLPKHARLQNMTYSSQLKVEVRVQTYVQEKNDKAKSGNDLYIQKRVLGDTKREITIGRLPVMVNSNLCWLKTLDKSDCIFDSGGYFLIKGMEKTFIAQEQRCLTRLWVVDKPSPTVSYLSEVKQKRIYVKLIEAPKVEGFNGGRHISFYFFFATMPIWVMFFALGALSDKDVFEMIDLEGCEAGMTDIILATIKDAEEQFEGFRSIDKACQHIDTLVKNAKFPPTESFDQYVSKYLFPNIAGHRSKALFLGYMVKCLLLSSVGKRKCDNKDDFRNKRLHLAGELLARELRTHVRHAERRMVKTMQRDLNGDNSLQLIERYWDASIITNGLNRAFTTGAWTHPYKKAERSSGIVATLRRTNPLQMISDMRKTRQQVLYAGKAGDARYPNPSYWGKLCFLSTPDGENCGLVKNLAVTAVVSSKVLQPSVDNLMECGMKKLDEVSLESMRNMGKVFLNGDWVGVCSDMSSIADRLRCMRRGKQIDPQVEIKIDKHQKEVRIFTDAGRILRPLLIVKNLKKIRELKGGACSFSYLMEQEIIELIGVEEEEDCQTAWGIKSFFAANEGSSLKYSHCELDPSFLLGLSCSITPFANHNFARRVLYQAEKHSHQAIGFSTVNPSIRVDTLSHQLYYPQKPLFRTVVSECLFSTSSSVGRKDTIARPEYYNGQNAIVAVNVHQGFNQEDSLVMNKSSLDRGMFRTEHFRSYKAEVENKVLSKRLKLKEKVDFGKIDSKKGRVDSLDDDGFPYVGASLQSGDIVIGKVSESGEDHSIKLKHTEKGMVQKVVLAANDEGKNFAVVTLRQVRSPCLGDKFSSMHGQKGVVGFLETQENFPFTCEGIVPDIVINPHAFPTRQTPGQLLEAALGKGIACRDSTRYATPFSTASVDDIADQLHRSGFSRWGSERVLNGRTGEMMSSMIFMGPTFYQRLIHMAEDKVKFRNTGPVHPLTRQPVADRKRFGGVKFGEMERDCLLAHGAAANLHERLFMLSDFSQMHICQKCHRAANVILRPVPGGKKIRGPYCNFCQSGENIVRINVPYGAKLLYMELFSMGICLKFETELC, encoded by the exons ATGGAAAAGGAGAGTGATTTGTGGATggaaaaattctgcaaagacGCCGCAAGGGCCTTCTTCAAAGAGTGGGGTCTTCTTAGCCATCAGATCAATTCCTACGACGATTTTATCGAACATGGCCTCCAAGATCTGTTTGACACTCTCGGAGACGTTGTCGTAGAACCAGGCTATGACCCATCCAAGAAGGGATCTGAAGGCTGGAGACATGCGGCTATCAGTTTCGGTAATGTCAGGCTTGAGAAGCCTGAGTTTTGGCCTGAAAGTAACGATGTGCACGATACCTCACTGAAATTACTACCGAAACATGCTCGCCTTCAGAACATGACATATTCTTCTCAGCTAAAAGTTGAAGTCAGAGTTCAG ACATATGTGCAAGAGAAAAATGACAAAGCCAAGTCTGGCAATGACCTATATATTCAGAAAAGGGTATTGGGTGACACAAAAAGGGAAATCACCATAGGAAGGTTACCTGTCATGGTCAATTCAAACCTTTGCTGGCTGAAGACTCTTGACAAAAGTGATTGCATCTTTGATTCTGGTGGTTACTTTTTAATTAAAGGGATGGAGAAG ACTTTCATTGCACAAGAACAAAGATGTTTGACAAGACTCTGGGTGGTAGATAAACCTTCTCCAACAGTTTCTTATTTATCAGAAGTCAAACAAAAAAGAATATATGTGAAACTTATTGAAGCTCCCAAAGTTGAAGGGTTCAATGGAGGCAGACATATtagcttctacttcttctttgccACAATGCCAATCTGGGTTATGTTTTTTGCTCTTGGTGCATTATCAGATAAAGATGTTTTTGAAATGATTGATCTTGAAGGATGTGAGGCTGGTATGACTGACATAATATTAGCAACTATTAAGGATGCTGAAGAACAATTTGAGGGTTTCCGTAGCATAGATAAGGCTTGCCAGCACATAGATACACTGGTTAAGAATGCAAAGTTCCCTCCTACTGAATCCTTTGATCAATATGTTTCTAAGTATCTCTTTCCAAATATTGCTGGGCATAGGTCAAAAGCTCTTTTCTTAGGATATATGGTTAAATGTCTCTTACTATCTTCTGTTGGTAAGAGAAAATGTGACAACAAAGATGATTTTAGGAACAAGAGGTTGCACTTAGCCGGTGAACTTCTGGCTAGGGAGTTAAGGACACATGTTAGACATGCTGAGAGGCGAATGGTTAAAACTATGCAGAGAGATCTAAATGGAGATAATAGTTTGCAACTAATTGAGCGTTATTGGGATGCATCTATAATTACAAATGGTCTTAATCGGGCTTTTACAACTGGTGCATGGACTCATCCATACAAAAAGGCTGAGAGGTCATCAGGCATAGTGGCAACCCTTAGAAGAACCAATCCTCTTCAAATGATTTCTGACATGAGAAAAACACGTCAGCAGGTTTTATATGCAGGGAAGGCTGGTGATGCTAGATATCC AAATCCATCGTACTGGGGGAAATTGTGTTTTTTATCAACACCAGATGGGGAGAACTGTGGGCTTGTAAAAAATTTAGCTGTCACAGCTGTTGTTAGCTCTAAAGTATTGCAACCTAGTGTTGATAACTTGATGGAATGTGGAATGAAAAAACTGGATGAAGTATCTCTAGAGTCAATGAGAAATATGGGTAAAGTATTTCTGAATGGTGACTGGGTTGGAGTTTGTTCAGACATGAGCTCAATTGCTGATAGACTCAGATGTATGCGTCGTGGCAAACAAATTGATCCCCAG GTTGAAATAAAAATAGACAAACACCAAAAGGAAGTCCGTATATTTACTGATGCTGGGAGAATTCTAAGACCTCTTTTGATTGTAAAAAACTTGAAGAAAATTAGGGAACTGAAAGGAGGAGCCTGTTCGTTTTCATATCTCATGGAGCAGGAAATCATAGAACTCATCGGcgttgaggaagaggaagattgcCAAACTGCATGGGGAATCAAGTCTTTTTTTGCAGCTAATGAAGGGAGTTCTCTGAAGTACTCCCATTGTGAGCTTGATCCATCCTTCTTATTAGGCTTAAGTTGCAGTATTACTCCTTTTGCTAACCACAACTTTGCTAGAAGAGTTTTGTATCAGGCTGAGAAGCACTCTCATCAGGCAATTGGCTTCTCCACAGTAAATCCAAgtattagagttgacactctttcTCACCAACTGTATTATCCTCAGAAACCTCTTTTTAGAACAGTAGTATCTGAGTGCCTTTTTAGCACTAGTTCTTCCGTTGGCAGAAAAGACACCATTGCTAGACCGGAATATTACAACGGTCAAAATGCTATTGTCGCAGTCAATGTTCACCAAGGGTTCAATCAAGAGGATTCATTGGTCATGAATAAGTCTTCTCTCGACCGTGGAATGTTCCGTACCGAACACTTCAGGAGTTACAAAGCTGAGGTTGAAAATAAGGTTCTTTCTAAACGTCTAAAGCTGAAGGAGAAAGTAGATTTTGGTAAAATTGATAGTAAAAAAGGGCGTGTTGATAGTCTAGATGATGATGGTTTTCCCTATGTTGGTGCGAGCCTACAAAGTGGTGACATTGTGATTGGTAAGGTGTCAGAGTCAGGAGAAGATCATAGTATCAAGCTAAAACACACCGAAAAAGGGATGGTCCAAAAAGTAGTGCTTGCTGCAAATGATGAAGGAAAGAACTTTGCAGTTGTTACTTTGAGACAG GTTCGATCACCTTGTTTAGGGGACAaattttctagcatgcatggtCAGAAAGGTGTCGTTGGTTTCCTGGAAACACAAGAGAATTTTCCTTTCACATGTGAAGGCATAGTTCCAGACATTGTCATAAACCCTCATGCTTTTCCAACTCGGCAGACTCCTGGTCAGCTTCTTGAAGCTGCATTGGGAAAAGGAATTGCATGTAGAGATTCTACAAGATATGCTACACCATTCTCAACTGCTTCAGTTGATGACATTGCAGATCAGTTGCACAG GTCTGGCTTCTCTAGATGGGGTTCCGAAAGGGTTCTAAATGGTCGGACTGGTGAAATGATGAGCTCTATGATCTTCATGGGTCCTACTTTCTATCAGCGATTAATCCATATGGCTGAAGATAAGGTAAAGTTCAGGAATACTGGACCAGTTCACCCACTGACAAGGCAACCTGTAGCAGACCGCAAGAGGTTTGGTGGAGTAAAGTTTGGAGAGATGGAGCGCGATTGTTTGCTTGCCCATGGAGCAGCTGCCAACCTTCATGAGCGGCTGTTTATGCTCAGTGACTTCTCTCAGATGCATATCTGCCAGAAATGTCACCGTGCTGCCAATGTTATCTTGCGGCCTGTGCCGGGAGGCAAAAAGATCCGTGGTCCATATTGCAATTTTTGCCAATCCGGAGAGAACATTGTCCGAATCAACGTGCCTTACGGTGCCAAGCTTCTGTACATGGAGCTTTTTAGTATGGGAATTTGTCTCAAGTTCGAGACGGAGTTATGTTGA